A region of Osmerus eperlanus chromosome 9, fOsmEpe2.1, whole genome shotgun sequence DNA encodes the following proteins:
- the rlf gene encoding zinc finger protein Rlf, whose protein sequence is MAESNVEPDPDWSNRPSDTAEDTLVAMESLLTTLRALEAELRQREISEISSTEYCDNFCQALMNYAGSRNSVEHGLPLLEVYCLSINCFAAARPHLTADSDNVALVLKRLALSCFELLLSVPENEIPYEAWVQFHHSVQMAHDALLEYGSTDLQALLQITGEGGAWSNPVLNALLTGQHTSTEEVDAYIALEGEGFMEMRVKHLEKMGEIAKAVVLAKACTECSHISNEVTFRQTYVSLLCHLLPNAEAIAEISRLNCKDVLEITCNLETEGEENTAFILCTTFLTQQLQQQNLYCSWELTLLWSKLQRRIDPSLESLLERCLQLGAIAKTVCHLLFLVRIIRTEAEQLGLASSVELCVKALQLPKQDEDSETRMSICKTVSSLLLDDLEVLRACQLTDFLLSPSQTAFSLLQELHLRPDQKYDQENGVIPNSLRCELLLALKAHWPFDPEFWDWNMLRHHCITLLGLDPEEDVDEGGQEGGSSGQEVKEEERGNPDHTRELCNGLNDSAVSQEEDQTDKKSQNKSEKGKCKKYKFTCKICDKSVTETRLLHHSKRHVNNNVYTCPICLETFSSRKDFIPHTKVHLRAPAKKKKKNKKKIDMEKLMDDDDDDDDSDGMEPGEIAVDPSLILYYQSTRDPVVLDHILEQAKTIKPVDEEHVTFNYINIHFELQNRDIYTCPGTHCTKTFKHSKYLGVHLKSEHIGDENVKHFFEMKNRRVKCSFCRRHFMSAYHYRKHRRVHATDQPFLCVVTGCNARFETSNELVSHKQSHGFQLSYQCELKGCSLTFSDLGQLYHHEAQHFCDAAYSCIKPDCNKYYLSKKEFIKHLATHSITLSEEEFEAQRKAKGKLLEPVTEEVASPKKSNDIKSEQEEMVNGDNVAPSSSTSSASTSKEPKGTVASVAVCFDGKRFTCGFERCGMSFTRARDVQRHLKAAHPEHLKSENKEHKKHDKEKGGSKTKSVNVKPEQSTEETGRSELSTSQQTKGTSQDNTSPSQVTHNASTLSSPNVSGDPLGEIMIGLSQLSLNPSSLKSWSCEPPRLTSVPTQLSLDQALMIKSPFVLLQKEVQPLLGERVKVTTKTEPSELPSGSDSRSPFLLQACTKPYTCEVKGCSFRSVTSYTLFRHYMSKHNIVKEKAKGMLKSLKFKPFVCHICSRSFREKSDLRTHYVRVHKLSDAVLEEMRYLFKRREEMKASENTAKVKTSLKQISESLKKDTLKMGKKEMPTWQQRYQKTKAGMLRRENGHDKSGDKNGKMSQTASSAPDTCVKEEEGEDIEERSNNERLVAKRNLCYILTKYNKSFHCKNKDCNATFTSQVGFLHHLEAVHRYNHSQLSLEKDLMRHKNSDVRKGKTRMQPSPPSDDPEPRFRCTFNNCNASYHLKSSLLRHTNRDHRDSHIQSSQLIHCKYDGCTSVFTHASNLNKHMLFTHCNFYDSVVVRLQSTHKKDKSVSGCQKKLIITSSKPKTDTPTLPPHRQSLRRNSKSKDDPDSRADTGEEEEPQDIKTPENNKKQFQKFDRFEDMDFRSHEEALQMCQDRCLRVAYPCMVQGCDSVVKIMSSMRRHYLTCHTMALTAFVTHQDKLMFTAEQLEELIQKKSALSSQPDGIRTPNGVLKMEYQSEPENPGGPSVPMSLHSIKMERLDDHDPLGFAEKNPAERNVLVGADDLLYGEPSGHTEDPATQNGHAQDVRSRQQAFNPPPPPADLSPTSTLRFSIDEGFLDTSGHKPTNNISGPMTATPARQPLKRKNELSEHFPSHKEPPPLCPTPRTFDLATYKPMGFESSFLKFIQETTQDEDIRVGGSAGVAAKRKDSHRRDCSVKENSQNGLTHPRNRRTRSAPLKPLTMKGDYTSVQNLRSILDKALTGCGDLAIKQLQYLRPVVVLERSKFSTSLLDIFPTDSNDQLLLGS, encoded by the exons ATGGCGGAAAGTAATGTCGAACCAGATCCCGACTGGAGTAATCGGCCGTCCGATACTGCCGAGGATACTCTTGTTGCAATGGAAAGCTTGCTGACAACCTTAAGAGCGCTTGAAGCTGAACTCAGACAACGAGAGATTTCAGAAATATCCTCCACCGAATACTGCGACAACTTCTGCCAG GCGCTGATGAACTATGCTGGGAGCAGGAACTCTGTGGAACACGGTCTTCCTCTCTTGGAGGTCTACTGTCTGTCCATCAACTGTTTTGCTGCTGCCAGACCCCACCTCACAGCAGACTCCGATAACGTGGCCCTCGTTCTGAAAAGACTGGCACT GAGCTGCTTTGAACTGCTGCTATCTGTGCCTGAAAATGAAATCCCCTATGAGGCTTGGGTACAATTCCACCACTCTGTTCAG aTGGCTCATGATGCCTTGCTAGAGTATGGAAGCACAGACCTCCAGGCCTTACTTCAGATCACTGGAGAAGGGGGAGCCTGGAGCAACCCGGTCCTCAATGCCCTGCTCACCGGTcagcacacaagcacagaggaAG TGGACGCCTACATCGCCTTAGAGGGGGAGGGCTTCATGGAGATGCGTGTGAAACACCTTGAGAAGATGGGGGAGATAGCCAAAGCAGTCGTTCTGGCCAAAGCCTGTACTGAATGCAGCCACATATCCAACGAAGTCACCTTCAGACAGACCTACGTCTCCCTCCTCTGCCACCTGCTGCCCAATGCTGAGGCCATCGCGGAG ATTTCCAGGCTGAACTGTAAGGATGTTCTGGAAATTACCTGTAATCTGGAGActgaaggggaggagaacaCAGCTTTCATCCTGTGTACCACCTTCCTGACTCAACAGCTTCAGCAGCAAAACCTGTATTGTTCCTG GGAGCTGACACTGTTGTGGAGTAAGCTTCAGAGGAGGATTGATCCGTCTCTGGAGTCTTTGTTGGAGCGCTGCCTGCAGCTAGGGGCCATCGCCAAGACAGTATGCCATCTGCTCTTCCTTGTGAGAATTATACGGACAGAG GCTGAGCAACTGGGCCTGGCTTCTTCTGTGGAGCTCTGTGTGAAAGCTCTCCAGCTTCCCAAGCAGGATGAAGACTCTGAGACAAGGATGTCTATCTGCAAGACTGTGTCCTCCCTGCTGCTGGATGACCTGGAGGTGCTTCGTGCCTGCCAGCTCACCGACTTCCTCTTGAGTCCTTCTCAGACGGCCTTTAGCCTCCTTCAGGAGCTCCACTTGCGTCCTGACCAGAAATACGACCAGGAAAACGGAGTCATTCCCAACTCCCTGCGCTGTGAACTGTTGCTAGCACTTAAGGCCCACTGGCCCTTTGACCCTGAGTTCTGGGACTGGAATATGCTTAGACATCACTGTATTACTCTGCTCGGGCTTGATCCTGAAGAAGATGTGGATGAgggtgggcaggaggggggtAGTTCTGGGCAGGAGGttaaagaggaggaaagaggaaaccCTGATCATACGAGGGAGTTATGCAATGGACTAAATGACAGTGCTGTTAGTCAGGAGGAGGATCAGACAGACAAAAAATCCCAAAACAAATCGGAGAAGGGGAAGTGTAAGAAATACAAGTTCACCTGTAAGATCTGTGATAAGTCAGTGACTGAAACCCGACTCCTCCACCACTCTAAGAGGCATGTAAACAACAACGTTTACACCTGCCCCATCTGTCTGGAGACCTTTTCCAGTAGAAAGGACTTTATCCCACACACAAAAGTACACCTCAGAGCACCGgccaagaaaaagaagaagaataaaAAGAAGATCGATATGGAGAAGCTGATGGAtgacgatgacgatgatgatgattccGACGGCATGGAGCCTGGTGAGATTGCTGTGGACCCCTCCCTCATACTGTACTATCAGTCTACACGTGACCCTGTGGTTCTGGATCACATTCTGGAACAAGCAAAAACCATCAAGCCTGTTGATGAGGAGCATGTCACGTTCAACTACATCAACATCCACTTTGAGCTTCAGAACCGGGATATATACACATGTCCCGGAACTCACTGCACAAAGACTTTTAAACATTCCAAGTATTTGGGTGTTCATTTGAAATCCGAGCACATTGGGGATGAGAATGTGAAGCACTTCTTTGAGATGAAAAACCGCAGGGTGAAGTGTTCTTTCTGCCGACGTCACTTCATGTCTGCCTACCACTACCGCAAGCACCGGCGTGTGCATGCCACCGACCAGCCCTTCTTGTGCGTGGTCACTGGCTGCAACGCTCGCTTCGAAACATCCAACGAGTTGGTCTCACACAAACAGAGCCACGGCTTCCAACTGAGCTACCAGTGTGAATTAAAAGGATGCTCACTTACTTTCTCTGACTTGGGCCAGTTGTACCACCACGAGGCACAGCATTTCTGTGACGCTGCCTACAGCTGCATCAAACCTGACTGTAATAAATACTACTTATCTAAAAAGGAGTTCATCAAACATTTAGCGACACACAGCATCACCTTATCAGAGGAGGAGTTTGAGGCTCagaggaaagcaaaagggaaaCTTCTGGAACCCGTTACAGAGGAGGTAGCCAGCCCCAAAAAGTCTAACGATATAAAATCAGAACAAGAGGAGATGGTTAATGGTGACAATGTTGCCCCTTCCTCATCGACCAGTAGTGCCTCAACGTCTAAGGAGCCCAAGGGAACTGTGGCATCTGTTGCTGTATGCTTTGATGGGAAAAGGTTCACCTGTGGCTTTGAGAGATGTGGAATGTCTTTTACAAGAGCCAGAGATGTACAGAGACACCTGAAAGCTGCTCATCCAGAACATCTGAAGTCTGAAAACAAGGAGCACAAGAAACATGACAAAGAGAAGGGTGGTTCAAAGACTAAAAGCGTAAACGTCAAACCAGAGCAGAGCACCGAGGAAACTGGTAGAAGTGAACTATCGACCTCACAACAAACTAAAGGGACGAGCCAAGACAATACATCCCCCTCCCAGGTTACCCACAATGCATCAACCCTTTCAAGCCCCAATGTCTCTGGAGACCCGCTTGGAGAAATTATGATTGGTCTAAGCCAACTGAGCCTGAATCCCTCCagccttaaaagttggtcttgTGAACCACCCCGCTTAACCTCAGTGCCCACTCAACTGTCCCTTGACCAGGCTCTTATGATCAAGTCACCATTTGTATTATTGCAGAAGGAAGTTCAGCCGTTATTAGGCGAGAGAGTGAAAGTCACTACAAAGACTGAGCCATCAGAGCTGCCTTCAGGGTCAGACAGCAGGAGTCCCTTCCTGCTGCAAGCCTGTACTAAACCCTATACCTGTGAAGTCAAAGGCTGCAGCTTTCGAAGTGTGACTAGCTACACCTTGTTCCGACACTATATGTCCAAGCATAACATTGTCAAAGAAAAGGCGAAAGGTATGCTCAAATCATTGAAATTCAAGCCATTTGTATGCCATATTTGCTCCAGGAGCTTCAGGGAAAAATCTGATTTGAGGACGCATTATGTTCGTGTTCATAAACTCAGTGATGCAGTGTTGGAGGAAATGAGATATTTGTTTAAGAGGCGCGAGGAGATGAAGGCTTCTGAGAACACTGCAAAAGTCAAGACCTCCCTGAAACAAATAAGTGAGTCATTAAAAAAAGACACCCTCAAAATGGGAAAGAAGGAGATGCCAACCTGGCAGCAGAGGTACCAGAAAACAAAAGCTGGCATGTTGAGGAGAGAAAATGGACATGATAAGTCTGGAGACAAAAATGGTAAAATGAGCCAGACTGCTTCTTCTGCACCTGATACATGTGTAaaagaagaggaaggggaggatatTGAGGAAAGATCAAACAATGAACGCTTGGTAGCCAAACGTAATCTGTGTTATATTCTGACTAAATACAACAAAAGCTTCCACTGTAAGAATAAAGATTGTAATGCAACCTTCACCAGCCAGGTTGGGTTTTTGCATCATCTAGAAGCAGTACATCGCTACAATCATTCTCAACTTTCTCTTGAAAAAGACCTGATGCGACATAAAAATTCAGATGTCAGGAAGGGGAAAACGCGGATGCAGCCCAGTCCACCTTCAGATGACCCAGAGCCGAGGTTTAGATGTACATTTAACAACTGTAACGCTTCGTATCACCTCAAAAGCAGTTTGTTACGTCACACAAACCGTGACCATCGTGACTCCCATATTCAATCAAGCCAGCTCATACACTGCAAGTATGACGGTTGTACAAGCGTCTTCACCCATGCCTCCAACCTCAACAAACACATGCTGTTCACACACTGCAATTTCTACGACTCCGTAGTAGTGCGTCTTCAGAGTACTCACAAAAAGGACAAGTCAGTAAGCGGTTGCCAAAAGAAGCTAATAATCACATCATCAAAGCCCAAGACTGACACTCCAACGTTGCCACCACACAGGCAGTCTCTGAGGCGCAATAGCAAGTCTAAGGATGACCCTGATTCTCGAGCGGATACTGGTGAGGAAGAGGAACCTCAAGATATCAAGACGCCGGAGAACAATAAAAAGCAATTCCAAAAGTTTGACAGATTTGAAGATATGGACTTCCGCTCCCATGAGGAGGCCTTGCAGATGTGCCAAGACCGCTGTCTGCGTGTAGCCTATCCATGTATGGTCCAAGGCTGTGACTCTGTCGTTAAAATAATGAGCAGCATGCGCCGTCACTACCTGACGTGCCACACCATGGCATTGACCGCTTTTGTCACTCATCAAGATAAGCTCATGTTTACGGcagagcagctggaggagctgatACAGAAGAAGTCAGCACTGTCTTCCCAACCAGACGGAATACGGACACCAAATGGTGTTCTCAAGATGGAGTACCAGTCAGAACCAGAGAACCCTGGGGGTCCGTCCGTACCCATGAGCCTCCACTCGATCAAAATGGAAAGGCTGGATGACCATGATCCCCTGGGGTTCGCTGAAAAAAACCCTGCGGAGAGGAACGTCCTTGTTGGAGCAGATGACCTTCTGTACGGAGAGCCCAGTGGGCACACAGAGGACCCTGCGACTCAGAATGGCCATGCGCAAGACGTGAGATCAAGGCAGCAGGCcttcaacccccctcctcccccggcagATCTTTCACCAACATCCACATTGAGATTCTCTATCGATGAGGGCTTTCTGGATACGTCCGGCCACAAACCCACCAACAACATCTCTGGGCCCATGACTGCCACACCAGCCCGCCAACCGCTGAAGCGGAAGAACGAGCTCTCTGAGCACTTTCCTTCCCATAAAGAGCCTCCGCCTCTCTGCCCTACTCCACGAACCTTTGACCTGGCCACATACAAGCCAATGGGGTTTGAGTCGTCTTTTCTCAAGTTCATACAGGAGACCACCCAGGACGAGGACATTAGGGTGGGCGGGTCGGCTGGTGTGGCAGCCAAGCGCAAAGACTCCCATAGGCGTGACTGCTCTGTCAAGGAGAACAGTCAGAATGGTCTCACTCATCCTCGTAACAGACGCACTCGCTCTGCACCTCTCAAGCCCTTAACCATGAAGGGGGACTACACGTCAGTCCAGAACCTGAGATCCATCTTAGACAAAGCATTGACAGGATGTGGGGACCTGGCCATCAAGCAATTGCAGTATCTCAGGCCAGTGGTGGTCTTGGAAAGATCCAAGTTCTCCACTTCTCTGTTGGATATCTTCCCCACTGACTCAAATGATCAGCTACTTCTTGGAAGTTAG
- the zmpste24 gene encoding CAAX prenyl protease 1 homolog — protein sequence MLLDLPIEKQIFYAVLGFSWTVYLWEAYLAYRQRRIYRSTTHVPKELGKIMDTDTFEKSRLYQLDKSNFSFWSGLYSETEGTLILLLGGIPFMWGVAGTVTARFGLGPEYEISQSLAFLTLATLFSAFTGLPWSIYNTFVIEEKHGFNQQTIGFFLKDAVKKFIVTQCILLPVTSLLLYIIKIGGDYFFIYAWLFTLGVSLVLVTIYADYIAPLFDKFTPLPEGELKTDIETMAKSISFPLTKVYVVEGSKRSSHSNAYFYGFFKNKRIVLFDTLLEDYSPLNKAGEPQPEQTEDGDAATEAKAKPKNKKQGCNNPEILAVLGHELGHWKLGHTVKNIVISQMNSFLCFFLFAVMIGRKELFLAFGFYDSQPTLIGLMIIFQFIFSPYNELLSFCLTVLSRRFEFQADAFARAMGKASELYSALIKLNKDNLGFPVADWLFSMWHYSHPPLLERLRALGIKND from the exons ATGTTACTTGATCTCCCAATTGAAAAGCAGATATTCTATGCTGTACTGGGATTCTCATGGACAGTGTATCTATGGGAGGCGTACCTTGCTTACAGACAG CGGAGGATATACAGGTCAACCACACATGTACCTAAGGAGCTGGGGAAGATCATGGACACTGACACCTTTGAGAAGTCCCGCCTTTACCAGCTGGACAAGAGTAACTTTAGCTTCTGGTCAGGACTCTATTCAGAAACTGAGGGCACG TTGATCTTACTCCTTGGTGGAATCCCTTTCATGTGGGGAGTAGCTGGGACTGTGACTGCTCGCTTTGGATTGGGCCCCGAGTATGAG ATCTCCCAGTCCCTTGCTTTCCTGACACTGGCCACCCTGTTCAGTGCCTTCACTGGCCTTCCCTGGAGTATCTACAACACTTTTGTCATTGAGGAGAAGCATGGTTTCAACCAGCAG ACAATTGGGTTCTTTTTAAAGGATGCCGTTAAGAAGTTTATTGTGACCCAATGTATCCTGTTGCCTGTCACTTCACTGCTCCTCTACATCATCAAGATAGGCGGAGACTATTTCTTCATCTATGCCTGGCTCTTCACTCTGGGTGTTTCTCTG GTGCTAGTAACCATCTATGCTGACTACATAGCTCCCCTGTTTGACAAGTTTACCCCCTTGCCAGAGGGAGAGTTGAAGACAGATATTGAGACTATGGCTAAGTCCATCAGTTTCCCCCTCACCAAGGTCTATGTAGTTGAAG GTTCCAAACGCTCCTCCCACAGCAACGCCTACTTCTATGGTTTCTTTAAGAACAAACGCATTGTTCTGTTCGACACCCTGCTGGAGGACTACTCCCCCCTCAACAAGGCTGGGGAGCCCCAGCCAGAGCAGACAGAAGATGGTGACGCAGCCACTGAGGCCAAAGCCAAGCCTAAG AATAAGAAGCAAGGCTGTAACAACCCAGAGATCCTGGCGGTTCTGGGCCATGAGCTCGGCCACTGGAAGCTAGGCCACACTGTGAAAAACATTGTCATCAGCCAG ATGAACTCCTTCCTGTGCTTCTTCCTTTTTGCTGTTATGATTGGCCGGAAAGAGCTGTTCCTAGCATTTGGTTTCTATGACAGCCAGCCCACATTGATTGGGTTGATGATCATCTTCCAATTCATCTTTTCTCCATACAATGAG ctcctctccttctgtctcacgGTGCTGAGTCGCCGGTTCGAGTTCCAGGCAGATGCCTTTGCTCGGGCAATGGGCAAGGCCTCTGAGCTGTACTCCGCGCTTATCAAGCTGAACAAAGACAACCTAGGCTTTCCTGTGGCTGACTGGCTGTTCTCCATGTGGCACTACTcgcaccctcctctcctggagAGGCTCAGAGCCCTGGGGATCAAGAACGACTGA
- the LOC134026229 gene encoding dynein light chain Tctex-type 1-like: MDEFQSGEETAFVVDDINTIVKDAVETTIGNNNYQQSRIHQWTSSIVETSLNQLSKLGKPFKYIVTCIILQKNGAGLHTASSCFWDSTMDGSCIVRWENKTTLCVVNVFGLAV, translated from the exons ATGGACGAGTTTCAATCTGGCGAAGAG ACTGCATTTGTTGTTGATGACATTAACACAATCGTAAAAGAC GCAGTGGAAACAACTATTGGCAACAATAATTACCAACAAAGTCGAATCCACCAATGGACATCCAGTATTGTGGAGACAAGTCTGAACCAACTATCCAAACTAGGGAAACCCTTCAAATACATTG TGACTTGTATCATACTGCAGAAGAATGGGGCAGGCCTGCACACAGCCAGCTCCTGCTTCTGGGACAGCACTATGGACG gAAGCTGTATAGTGAGATGGGAGAACAAGACCACACTCTGTGTTGTCAATGTTTTTGGTTTAGCTGTGTGA